A genomic stretch from Mya arenaria isolate MELC-2E11 chromosome 10, ASM2691426v1 includes:
- the LOC128204365 gene encoding heavy metal-binding protein HIP-like, translating into MTGLLQLLLLVSMTVASEPSCSACSKYDYEEKVLERMIRMEFAFEKVLKENKAISKTVEQDLTRIKEENERLHATVDAFKDQQEQAERRLVSLMEEVERNQSSTLEKIVSNSNTLLEQTIAAFNDIKDQIATPLVFFNAHFPQTTSLSTGEVIVYKTVETNQGSGYSATTGKFTAPERGLYLFFMHTCTSSNYYSYLQIVKDGSVLISSVQYEKDASTCSSSQVFVLLDVGETVWVQCSNGNWDMQLHENHSYRWTSFGGALIHN; encoded by the exons ATGACTGGACTACTTCAGTTGTTGTTACTGGTCAGCATGACCGTGGCCTCCGAGCCATCGTGTTCAGCATGCTCCAAATACGATTACGAGGAAAAGGTGCTCGAGAGAATGATTCGCATGGAGTTCGCTTTTGAGAAAGTGTTAAAGGAAAACAAGGCAATTAGCAAAACTGTTGAGCAAGACCTAACTCGGATCAAGGAAGAAAACGAACGTTTACACGCGACCGTTGATGCCTTTAAGGACCAACAGGAGCAAGCAGAACGCAGACTGGTTTCGCTTATGGAGGAAGTTGAGAGAAACCAGTCCAGCACACTGGAGAAGATAGTGTCCAATTCTAACACTCTGCTAGAACAAACCATTGCCGCCTTCAATGATATTAAAG ACCAAATCGCTACTCCACTGGTGTTCTTCAACGCTCACTTTCCACAGACCACCAGCCTGTCTACAGGTGAGGTGATTGTGTACAAGACAGTGGAGACCAACCAGGGAAGCGGCTACAGCGCCACCACGGGCAAGTTCACCGCTCCAGAACGGGGTCTCTACTTGTTCTTCATGCACACTTGTACATCATCAAATTACTATTCTTATCTCCAGATAGTGAAGGACGGGTCAGTACTCATTAGTAGTGTACAGTATGAGAAGGACGCTTCTACCTGTTCTAGTAGTCAGGTGTTTGTTCTGCTTGATGTAGGCGAAACTGTCTGGGTACAGTGCTCCAATGGGAACTGGGACATGCAACTGCATGAGAATCATTCGTACCGTTGGACCAGTTTTGGTGGTGCTCTCATTCACAACTGA
- the LOC128204364 gene encoding complement C1q-like protein 4: protein MEEDERNQSSTLEKIVSDFNTTLEQTIAAFNDMKDQIATPLVYFNAHFPQTTSLSTGKVIVDKTVENNHGNGYSATTGKYTAPERGLYLFFMHTCTSSTKYSYLQIVKDGSVLIRSVQYEKESLSCSNSQVFVQLDVGETVWVQCSSGSSSRQLNENSSYRWTSFGGALIHN from the exons AGAGAAACCAGTCCAGCACACTGGAGAAGATAGTTTCCGATTTTAACACTACATTAGAACAAACTATTGCCGCCTTCAATGATATGAAAG ACCAAATCGCTACTCCACTGGTGTACTTTAACGCTCACTTTCCACAGACCACCAGCCTGTCTACAGGTAAGGTGATAGTGGACAAGACAGTGGAGAACAACCACGGAAACGGCTACAGCGCCACCACGGGCAAGTATACCGCTCCAGAACGGGGTCTCTACTTGTTCTTCATGCACACTTGTACATCATCAACTAAATATTCTTATCTCCAGATAGTGAAGGACGGGTCAGTCCTCATTAGAAGTGTACAGTATGAGAAGGAATCTCTTTCCTGTTCTAATAGTCAGGTGTTTGTTCAGCTTGATGTAGGCGAAACTGTCTGGGTACAATGTTCCAGTGGGAGCTCAAGCAGACAACTGAATGAGAATAGTTCGTACCGTTGGACCAGTTTTGGTGGTGCTCTCATTCACAACTGA